TGAAAAGTTGTGCGATTTTAGCAACACTTGGTGCGATTACAATCCATCTGATAAATAAAACACTTATAGAAATGGCAACAAAAGACAGCTTGTTAAACTCATCAGAGGGAAATTATTATGACTGGAGATTTGGAAAAATCTATTATAGAAAACAGGGAAATGGTAAACCACTACTGCTACTTCATGATTTGGATGCAGAAAGCTCTGGCGTAGAATGGAAAAAAGTAGCGGCAATTCTTGCAGAAAAGCATACTGTTTATACCGTGGATCTGCTAGGCTGTGGACGATCTGAAAAACCAAATATTACTTATACTAATTTCCTTTATGTGCAAATGCTGACGGATTTTATTAAACATGTCATTGGCGAAAAGGCAGATGTTGTGGCTACGGGAGAATCGGCTGCTATTGCAGTTATGGCATGCGGAAATGATGAAAACGTGATTGGAAAGATTTGTATGGTGAATCCACTGTCACTTACGGAACTTGCAAAATGTCCGAATAAGAGAACTAAGACGCTGAAGTTCCTTATCGAAATACCGATTATTGGTACGCTGCTGTACAACATTATTCATTCAAGAGAAGCAATTGATGAAAAATTTGTGGATAAGTATCTGTATGACGAAGATACGATAGATTATCAGATGACGAAGATATACCATGAATCTGCTCATAATGAAAACGCACATTCAAAATATTTGTTTGCAAGCATCAAAGGTGGATATACAAAGACAAATATTTATCATTGTATTCGCAAGGCGACAAATAGTATCTGTATTATCTCTGGACAATATGATGAAAACAGTAT
The sequence above is drawn from the Coprococcus comes ATCC 27758 genome and encodes:
- a CDS encoding alpha/beta fold hydrolase; the encoded protein is MKNKLKSCAILATLGAITIHLINKTLIEMATKDSLLNSSEGNYYDWRFGKIYYRKQGNGKPLLLLHDLDAESSGVEWKKVAAILAEKHTVYTVDLLGCGRSEKPNITYTNFLYVQMLTDFIKHVIGEKADVVATGESAAIAVMACGNDENVIGKICMVNPLSLTELAKCPNKRTKTLKFLIEIPIIGTLLYNIIHSREAIDEKFVDKYLYDEDTIDYQMTKIYHESAHNENAHSKYLFASIKGGYTKTNIYHCIRKATNSICIISGQYDENSIEIAKQYQKHVPAIECMCIKDTRHLPQIEQPEGFAEQLDILFSAE